The following are from one region of the Sandaracinaceae bacterium genome:
- a CDS encoding DUF3494 domain-containing protein: MIVAGCGEDTGNPNTTPTATNQSPGDGSIDAPINGSVRASFNVAMDPDTLNDATFTVTSNNGTVLVPGTVLYADDTVVFWPAAHLAADTTFTVTLSTGITSAAGVPLEEAVTWSFTTGDTLAAPMAVNLRTAGDFVVLSKTGISTVPASVITGDIAVSPAAATYITEFALMAHSSNVYATSTQVIGRVYAADYAQPTPSNLTTAVADMQLAYTDAASRAPDVTELGMGDISGMTLDAGVYAWGTGLLLTSDVTLTGSATDVFIFQIAQNLTIANGVSIVLAGNVQPSNIFWQVAGNATFGTTSHMEGIVLCQTSVSLQTGASINGRLLAQTAVDLAAATVSDPD; the protein is encoded by the coding sequence ATGATTGTGGCCGGATGTGGCGAAGACACCGGCAACCCAAACACGACTCCAACGGCCACAAACCAGTCTCCTGGAGATGGCTCCATAGACGCGCCCATCAACGGGAGCGTGCGCGCTTCGTTCAATGTGGCGATGGATCCCGACACCTTGAACGACGCCACGTTCACCGTGACCAGCAACAACGGGACCGTGCTCGTCCCGGGCACGGTGCTCTACGCCGATGACACCGTGGTCTTCTGGCCCGCCGCTCACCTGGCGGCCGACACCACGTTCACCGTCACGCTGAGCACCGGGATCACGAGCGCCGCTGGCGTTCCCCTCGAAGAGGCCGTCACGTGGTCCTTCACCACCGGCGACACCCTGGCCGCGCCCATGGCGGTGAACCTGCGCACCGCGGGCGACTTCGTGGTGCTGTCGAAGACCGGCATCTCCACGGTGCCCGCCTCGGTCATCACGGGCGACATCGCCGTGAGCCCGGCCGCCGCCACGTACATCACGGAGTTCGCCCTGATGGCGCACTCATCCAATGTCTACGCCACCTCCACCCAGGTGATCGGCCGCGTCTACGCGGCGGACTACGCGCAGCCCACGCCTTCGAACCTGACCACGGCCGTGGCCGACATGCAGCTGGCCTACACGGACGCCGCCAGCCGCGCACCCGACGTGACCGAGCTGGGCATGGGGGACATCAGCGGGATGACCCTCGACGCCGGTGTCTACGCGTGGGGCACCGGGCTGCTGCTGACGAGCGACGTGACCCTCACGGGCAGCGCCACCGACGTGTTCATCTTCCAGATTGCGCAGAACCTCACCATCGCGAACGGCGTCAGCATCGTGCTCGCGGGCAACGTCCAGCCGAGCAACATCTTCTGGCAAGTGGCGGGCAACGCCACGTTCGGAACCACCTCGCACATGGAGGGCATCGTGCTGTGCCAGACGTCGGTCAGCCTGCAGACCGGCGCGTCCATCAACGGGCGCTTGCTGGCTCAGACCGCCGTGGACCTCGCGGCGGCCACGGTCTCCGACCCCGACTGA